A region from the Clostridia bacterium genome encodes:
- a CDS encoding pyrimidine-nucleoside phosphorylase, translating to MRVPDIIMKKRDGQELSPEEIRLLIDGMIRGDVPDYQMSAFCMAVFFRGMSAEETTALTMAMVNSGRVVDLSAIPGIKVDKHSTGGVGDTTTLVLAPMAAAAGVPVAKMSGRGLGHTGGTLDKLESIPGFTVSLSEREFVKQVNSIGIAVVGQTEDVAPADKMLYALRDVTATVESIPLIAASIMSKKIATGADAIVLDVKAGSGAFMNALPQAQQLARLMVDIGRLAGRRVAAVISDMNQPLGRAIGNSLEVIEAIETLRGAGSPRLLALCMELGARMLMLAGAEGNLESARRRLARMVESGAAENKLRQMVEAQGGDPSFVDHPERLAVASTTCEILASSGAYVCAVDALTLGRAAMAMGAGRQRKGDPVDLTCGLRVRAIAGERVEAGQPVATLYASDRSRLEEGLAIAREAFSYSTEPAPGSPLVYEAIEG from the coding sequence ATGAGAGTGCCAGATATCATCATGAAGAAGCGAGATGGACAAGAGCTCTCCCCAGAGGAGATCAGGCTCCTGATCGACGGGATGATTCGGGGCGATGTTCCCGATTACCAGATGTCCGCGTTCTGCATGGCCGTCTTCTTCCGCGGGATGTCGGCTGAGGAGACCACCGCCCTCACCATGGCAATGGTCAACTCCGGCAGAGTAGTGGATCTGTCCGCCATCCCAGGCATTAAGGTCGACAAGCACTCCACCGGCGGCGTGGGCGACACCACCACCCTCGTGCTCGCCCCGATGGCAGCAGCAGCGGGAGTGCCTGTGGCGAAGATGTCGGGCCGTGGCCTTGGGCATACCGGCGGGACCCTTGATAAGCTCGAGTCCATTCCTGGGTTCACGGTCTCCCTGTCTGAGCGCGAGTTTGTGAAGCAGGTCAACTCCATCGGAATCGCGGTGGTGGGGCAGACCGAAGATGTGGCCCCGGCAGACAAGATGCTCTATGCACTCAGAGACGTCACAGCGACCGTAGAGAGCATACCTCTGATCGCCGCGAGCATCATGAGCAAGAAGATCGCCACCGGCGCTGATGCCATTGTCCTCGACGTCAAGGCAGGTTCCGGTGCGTTCATGAACGCGCTTCCTCAGGCTCAGCAACTGGCTAGGCTCATGGTGGACATCGGTAGACTCGCCGGACGGCGTGTTGCGGCAGTGATCTCCGACATGAACCAGCCTTTGGGACGGGCCATTGGCAACTCGCTTGAGGTGATCGAAGCAATCGAGACTCTCCGAGGCGCGGGATCGCCCAGATTGCTCGCCCTCTGCATGGAGCTGGGCGCGCGCATGCTAATGCTTGCAGGCGCAGAGGGAAATCTGGAATCAGCTCGGCGAAGGCTCGCGCGCATGGTGGAATCCGGCGCTGCCGAGAACAAGCTGCGGCAGATGGTGGAGGCGCAGGGCGGAGACCCGAGTTTCGTTGACCATCCTGAGCGCCTGGCAGTAGCCTCGACTACTTGCGAGATCCTGGCCTCGAGTGGGGCCTACGTCTGTGCGGTGGATGCCCTCACCTTGGGCCGGGCCGCCATGGCGATGGGCGCCGGACGCCAGCGCAAGGGCGACCCAGTGGATCTGACTTGCGGTCTGAGGGTTCGCGCAATAGCCGGCGAGCGGGTCGAGGCTGGGCAGCCTGTGGCCACCCTATATGCCAGCGACCGGAGTCGACTGGAAGAGGGGCTCGCGATAGCGCGGGAGGCGTTCTCCTACTCGACCGAGCCTGCCCCTGGCTCGCCCCTTGTGTACGAGGCGATAGAGGGCTGA
- a CDS encoding D-alanyl-D-alanine carboxypeptidase family protein translates to MSLILHVADVRPIRRALIAGFAAVCILLSWGTAGRTAPATVGKPTGAGQELTGKITAPSAILVEPSTGRVLWEKNADVSRPIASVVKVMTLTLVMEALDAGTIRLDDPVTASEHVVSMGGSQIWLESGETMPVSELIKAVAIESANDAAVALAELVAGSEESFVSMMNEKARSLGCTNTSFVNATGLPGATAADDCTSSAHDVALISRELLKHSKIHEWLTVWIGYVRDGKNMLTNTNRLIRFYPGADGLKTGFTERAKYCLSATAMRNGVRVIAVVLGVPTSAVRFAEASLLLDYGFRMCEAHTLAVAGQEIGTIRVCRGTLTSVPVSVREDVKVVTQKGSESKIEARLSLPQSVDAPVSRGQAVGRLVATVDGEETVSVDLVASTDAPRARFATILVRSTRELFRSVFIFGR, encoded by the coding sequence TTGTCGCTTATTCTCCATGTCGCGGACGTGCGTCCGATCCGACGGGCTCTCATCGCCGGATTTGCTGCTGTGTGCATTCTCCTTTCATGGGGAACTGCAGGACGGACCGCCCCCGCCACAGTCGGCAAACCCACCGGCGCCGGGCAAGAGCTCACAGGAAAGATAACTGCACCATCTGCGATTCTTGTCGAACCTTCCACAGGGCGCGTGCTGTGGGAGAAGAACGCCGATGTGAGCAGGCCAATCGCGAGTGTCGTGAAGGTGATGACTCTTACCCTGGTGATGGAGGCGCTCGATGCTGGCACGATAAGACTTGATGACCCGGTAACCGCGTCGGAGCATGTAGTGTCGATGGGAGGCTCTCAGATATGGCTCGAGTCGGGGGAGACGATGCCAGTATCGGAGTTGATCAAGGCGGTCGCAATTGAGTCGGCGAACGATGCCGCAGTCGCCCTTGCGGAACTCGTGGCAGGGAGCGAGGAATCCTTCGTTTCGATGATGAATGAGAAGGCGCGCTCTCTGGGCTGCACGAACACATCATTCGTCAACGCCACGGGGCTTCCCGGCGCGACTGCGGCCGATGATTGCACTTCTTCCGCCCATGATGTGGCCCTCATCTCTCGTGAACTGCTCAAGCACTCGAAGATCCATGAGTGGCTGACGGTGTGGATCGGGTACGTGAGAGACGGAAAGAACATGCTCACCAACACGAACAGGTTGATTCGATTCTACCCTGGGGCTGATGGTTTGAAGACCGGATTCACCGAGCGCGCCAAGTACTGCCTTTCAGCTACTGCAATGAGGAACGGCGTGAGAGTGATCGCAGTGGTGCTCGGTGTGCCCACATCCGCCGTGCGGTTCGCGGAGGCCTCTCTTCTTCTCGACTACGGTTTCAGGATGTGCGAGGCCCACACTCTTGCCGTGGCGGGTCAGGAAATTGGCACGATAAGAGTTTGTAGAGGGACGCTCACGTCTGTGCCTGTCAGCGTCAGAGAGGATGTCAAGGTGGTGACTCAAAAAGGCTCCGAGAGCAAGATTGAGGCCAGGCTGTCTCTTCCACAAAGTGTGGATGCTCCAGTATCACGCGGGCAGGCGGTTGGAAGGCTGGTGGCCACAGTAGACGGTGAAGAGACAGTGTCGGTGGATCTCGTGGCGTCAACGGATGCCCCGAGAGCCAGGTTCGCGACGATACTCGTCCGATCCACCAGGGAGTTGTTCCGATCGGTGTTTATCTTCGGAAGATAG
- a CDS encoding STAS domain-containing protein has translation MIDSRISGSNVIVTVRGELDLTRSDGFRRDLDAVTEAHPEARRLILCMDRVTFIDSSGLGIIFGTNRRLTARGVGFAIAGPRAQAWRALELLGVPSVIPVYDSLEQALSARPEGGKCRNRSL, from the coding sequence TTGATCGACAGCAGGATCTCAGGATCCAACGTCATCGTCACGGTCCGCGGCGAGCTCGACCTGACCCGATCAGATGGGTTCCGGCGGGATCTTGACGCTGTCACCGAGGCGCACCCTGAGGCGCGCCGCCTGATCCTGTGCATGGACAGGGTAACGTTTATCGACAGCTCTGGGCTAGGCATCATCTTCGGGACCAACCGGCGCCTCACTGCTAGGGGAGTGGGCTTCGCGATTGCTGGCCCGCGGGCGCAGGCCTGGCGCGCACTGGAGCTTCTGGGAGTCCCGAGTGTGATCCCCGTGTACGATTCCCTAGAACAGGCGCTTTCGGCGCGTCCGGAGGGCGGAAAATGCAGGAACAGGTCGCTATGA
- the spoIIAB gene encoding anti-sigma F factor — translation MQEQVAMNRAVVEFDSVDGNLGFARVAAASFAAQLDFTVDELEDIKLAVSEAVSNCIVHAYPNAIGRVRMSLESSHGHFALEIEDWGTGIADIAEARLPGRTTCPERIGMGFTLMEALSLHLEVESELGRGTRVRMAFAPDQA, via the coding sequence ATGCAGGAACAGGTCGCTATGAACCGAGCAGTAGTTGAGTTCGACTCAGTAGATGGAAATCTCGGGTTCGCTCGCGTGGCCGCGGCCAGTTTCGCCGCCCAACTCGACTTCACCGTGGACGAGCTTGAGGATATCAAACTTGCTGTGTCGGAAGCAGTCTCCAACTGCATCGTTCACGCTTACCCAAACGCGATCGGAAGAGTCAGGATGTCGCTTGAATCCTCCCACGGCCATTTCGCCCTGGAAATCGAGGACTGGGGCACGGGAATAGCGGACATCGCCGAGGCGCGCCTTCCAGGCCGAACCACCTGTCCTGAACGGATCGGCATGGGGTTCACCCTCATGGAAGCTCTCTCTTTGCACCTGGAGGTGGAATCGGAGCTGGGGCGAGGAACTCGAGTCAGGATGGCGTTCGCGCCCGATCAGGCCTAG
- a CDS encoding sigma-70 family RNA polymerase sigma factor: MPAKKHGSGNEEDCGVRPDRGDLARRHAGLVMSLARRFAGRAELVDLYQAGCVGLLRAIDRFDPERGSAFSTYAAPLIVSEMISYLRGLGPVHLPRPVRELAIRCRRAQDALRSELLREPTISEISLMVGADPADVAWAMESGSSVASIDERVSGADNSLPLIDVIPGSQSHEQAIVESASLHSAISGLADIQQTVIRMRYFEQLTQVQVAHALGISQPKAHRLEKAALMALRRSIDAE, encoded by the coding sequence ATGCCTGCCAAGAAGCATGGATCTGGCAACGAAGAGGACTGCGGAGTTCGCCCGGACCGCGGGGATCTCGCGAGGCGACACGCAGGTTTGGTAATGAGCTTGGCTCGGAGATTTGCGGGAAGAGCGGAGCTCGTCGACTTGTATCAGGCGGGTTGCGTGGGTCTGCTTCGCGCCATCGATAGGTTCGATCCTGAACGCGGAAGCGCGTTCTCAACGTATGCTGCACCTCTGATCGTTTCAGAGATGATATCGTACTTGAGAGGGCTCGGACCTGTCCACCTGCCTCGGCCTGTGCGCGAGCTTGCGATTAGGTGTCGGCGAGCGCAGGACGCCCTCAGATCGGAACTCCTCCGTGAGCCCACAATCTCTGAGATTAGCCTGATGGTAGGCGCTGATCCGGCGGATGTGGCATGGGCGATGGAATCCGGCTCATCCGTTGCCTCAATTGATGAGCGCGTGTCCGGCGCTGACAACTCGCTCCCTCTCATTGATGTGATCCCAGGGTCACAATCCCACGAGCAGGCGATAGTCGAGTCCGCCTCATTGCATTCCGCCATCTCTGGGCTCGCCGATATCCAGCAGACGGTGATCAGAATGCGCTACTTCGAACAGCTTACTCAAGTCCAGGTTGCACACGCTCTGGGAATCTCCCAGCCAAAGGCGCACAGGCTGGAGAAGGCAGCCTTGATGGCTCTTCGCCGCAGCATTGATGCGGAATGA
- a CDS encoding SpoVA/SpoVAEb family sporulation membrane protein produces the protein MASPGERKSKANEAAQYRKLAESIMPKPPLARDLAVSFVVGGMICAVGQGVLNAFMATGMTQEEAVAPTLAAMILIGAILTGLSIYHHIGEYAGAGAAVPITGFSNTVAAAAMEFKREGYILGMGAKMFIIAGPVLVYGIVSGITVAFIRWLYKG, from the coding sequence ATGGCAAGTCCTGGTGAACGAAAGAGCAAGGCGAATGAGGCGGCGCAGTACAGGAAACTGGCGGAATCCATCATGCCAAAGCCGCCGCTTGCCAGGGATCTCGCCGTATCCTTCGTGGTTGGCGGCATGATATGCGCGGTCGGGCAGGGAGTGCTGAACGCCTTCATGGCGACTGGGATGACCCAGGAAGAGGCAGTAGCTCCCACTCTTGCGGCGATGATCCTCATCGGCGCAATCCTCACTGGCCTTTCCATATACCATCACATCGGGGAGTATGCCGGGGCGGGAGCAGCAGTGCCGATAACTGGTTTCTCCAACACGGTGGCGGCTGCGGCCATGGAGTTCAAACGCGAAGGGTACATCCTGGGCATGGGAGCGAAGATGTTCATCATCGCAGGCCCTGTACTAGTGTACGGAATCGTGTCCGGGATTACGGTCGCCTTCATCAGGTGGCTGTACAAGGGGTGA
- the spoVAD gene encoding stage V sporulation protein AD, whose amino-acid sequence MASKRVGNQTIRYSTPPVIVNAASVAGPKESQGPMAPWFDEMVPDDMFGERTAEKAERRFMADAVKIALVGANIQENQVDYFIAGDLLNQIITASFVASEMARPFIGIYGACSTSVQGLTIAAALVDAGYADYALSTASSHYQTAERQYRYPIELNIQRKTTSQCTVTGAGAVLVGASGGKVKITESTVGKVVDMGIKDPNQMGPAMAPAAADTIFAHLADTGRDPCYYDVIITGDLGAVGAEILRSLMKQRGVILEDNYNDAGVLIFDGVAASGVGGSGCACSALVMDGFVWKRMCENDISRALIVATGALHSPVSWQQGESIPCIANAISLQL is encoded by the coding sequence ATGGCTTCGAAGCGAGTCGGGAACCAGACCATAAGGTACAGCACCCCTCCAGTCATCGTGAATGCAGCCTCAGTTGCCGGGCCCAAGGAGAGCCAAGGTCCAATGGCGCCGTGGTTCGATGAGATGGTCCCGGATGACATGTTTGGAGAGCGTACGGCCGAGAAGGCGGAGCGGCGCTTCATGGCGGACGCCGTGAAGATAGCGCTCGTGGGCGCGAATATCCAGGAGAATCAGGTGGACTACTTTATCGCAGGGGACCTCCTGAACCAGATAATCACCGCGAGCTTCGTCGCCTCCGAGATGGCCCGGCCGTTCATTGGCATCTACGGGGCGTGTTCCACATCTGTGCAGGGGTTGACGATCGCTGCTGCCCTTGTTGACGCCGGATACGCCGACTACGCTCTCTCGACAGCGAGCAGCCACTATCAGACTGCGGAACGCCAGTACAGATATCCGATAGAGCTGAACATCCAGCGAAAGACCACATCCCAGTGCACTGTGACGGGCGCAGGCGCAGTTCTAGTGGGCGCGTCCGGAGGCAAGGTGAAGATCACTGAATCCACAGTCGGCAAGGTAGTCGACATGGGCATTAAGGACCCCAACCAGATGGGCCCCGCGATGGCGCCGGCGGCGGCCGACACCATCTTCGCTCACCTTGCCGATACAGGGCGAGATCCGTGCTACTACGACGTGATCATCACCGGTGACCTCGGCGCCGTTGGGGCGGAGATACTCCGCAGCCTGATGAAACAGAGAGGAGTCATTCTTGAGGACAACTACAACGACGCAGGTGTCCTGATATTCGATGGCGTTGCCGCATCTGGAGTCGGAGGCAGCGGATGCGCGTGCTCTGCCCTTGTCATGGACGGGTTCGTGTGGAAACGCATGTGTGAAAACGACATATCCCGGGCCCTGATCGTGGCCACGGGAGCTTTGCATTCACCGGTCTCCTGGCAGCAGGGCGAGTCGATCCCATGCATCGCCAATGCCATCTCGCTGCAGTTGTAG
- a CDS encoding SpoVA/SpoVAEb family sporulation membrane protein produces MDYLIAFLVGGAICAIGQAILDLTKFTPAHVLVMFVVAGAVLSGVGVYGKLVEFAGAGALIPVSGFGHSIVSGSLLEAKRIGFVGLFTGAFEFTGLGVATAVYAATLMALVASPKV; encoded by the coding sequence TTGGATTACCTGATTGCCTTCTTGGTGGGCGGGGCAATATGCGCGATCGGGCAGGCCATACTGGATCTGACCAAGTTTACCCCAGCCCACGTTCTAGTGATGTTCGTGGTGGCCGGCGCCGTCCTTTCCGGGGTGGGCGTGTACGGCAAACTGGTGGAGTTCGCAGGAGCTGGCGCACTCATTCCCGTGTCAGGGTTTGGACATTCCATAGTGTCTGGATCGCTTCTTGAGGCCAAGCGCATTGGTTTCGTGGGGCTGTTCACCGGGGCATTCGAGTTCACGGGGCTTGGTGTCGCTACTGCGGTGTACGCTGCCACTCTCATGGCCCTCGTTGCTTCGCCCAAAGTATGA
- a CDS encoding acyl-CoA dehydratase activase-related protein has protein sequence MSLVAGVPRGLLYYEYGAFMEEFLEQCGVGVVLSRPTDKSIVDQGVRLCVDGACLPVKVFFGHAHSISDKVDVLFIPRFVSVERRAYICPKLMGLPDMVRARMRHAPRVVDPLVDLSHGPEGLVRSAFDLGRALGIGGLCGAKALAHAARVHRKRKMTGMAVRSSGPGADISIGVLGHSYNLDDRFVSLDLINKLAALGAEPVTPSAYSDRELAQWEMWANGRKRLFWTLGRRLMGAANRWYATGEVDGVVHMMSFGCGPESFIADVVRRQAALRPEVPFMLLNSDEHSGEAGLATRLEAFVDTVRMRRRGLGDHVSPHREPLDTR, from the coding sequence ATGAGCCTGGTCGCCGGAGTTCCAAGGGGGCTTCTGTACTATGAATACGGCGCGTTCATGGAGGAATTCCTCGAACAGTGCGGTGTAGGAGTAGTCCTCTCCCGTCCCACCGACAAGTCCATCGTGGATCAAGGGGTCCGCCTGTGCGTGGATGGCGCATGTCTTCCCGTAAAGGTCTTCTTTGGGCACGCTCACTCCATCTCCGACAAAGTGGATGTGCTGTTCATACCGAGGTTCGTGAGCGTTGAGCGCAGGGCTTACATCTGCCCCAAGCTCATGGGCCTTCCGGACATGGTCCGGGCTCGTATGCGCCATGCGCCGCGGGTTGTCGACCCATTAGTCGATCTTTCCCATGGCCCGGAAGGCCTGGTGCGATCTGCATTCGACTTGGGCAGGGCACTGGGAATCGGAGGCCTCTGTGGGGCCAAAGCCCTCGCCCACGCGGCTAGAGTGCACAGAAAGCGGAAGATGACGGGCATGGCGGTTCGTTCTTCTGGGCCTGGCGCCGACATAAGCATAGGGGTTCTAGGCCACAGCTACAACCTAGACGACAGGTTCGTGAGCCTAGACCTCATCAACAAGCTGGCGGCGCTTGGGGCTGAGCCGGTGACTCCCTCTGCCTACTCCGATCGGGAACTCGCGCAGTGGGAGATGTGGGCTAACGGCAGGAAGCGCCTGTTTTGGACCCTTGGACGGCGACTCATGGGAGCCGCCAATCGCTGGTATGCCACAGGCGAGGTCGACGGGGTGGTTCACATGATGTCGTTCGGATGCGGCCCGGAATCGTTCATTGCTGACGTGGTCAGAAGGCAGGCGGCGCTTCGTCCTGAGGTGCCGTTCATGCTTCTAAATAGTGATGAGCACTCCGGCGAGGCAGGCCTTGCTACTCGTCTGGAGGCGTTTGTGGACACTGTGCGCATGAGGAGGCGCGGACTTGGTGATCACGTTTCCCCACATCGGGAACCTCTGGATACCCGTTAA